GAATGGAAACGGTCTACAGACCTCGCAAGCCTTGTATATCCATCGACATACGCTCAAGTACCGGTTGACCCAAATTGAAGAAAAAACAGGCTACCGCCTGGAGGATGCTCATCAACGCTGGCAGCTTCAGTTGGCCCTGATGGCCCGTCGTCTGCAACAGCAGTTGTATCCTACAAACAGGTAGCCTGTTATTCCCTCGTGGGGCGAAGTGGCTTTACCCATATATTCATGTCTTCATAACCTGAAAAGATCGTACAATTGTTAATTAGCCGTCCGCGGTATGCATAGCCCATTTTGGCAGCCGTCACATTCATTCCTGCAGATTGTGCCCGGGTCAAGGTGTACAAAAAGTAAATCCCCGCCTCCTCCATCCTTTGTTCCAGCGCGATAAACAGCGGTTGGAGGAGACCTTTCCCCGCATGGTCTGGATGGGTCGCGCAATCCGTCATTTCCGCTGAACCAAATCGTTCGGATACTTCAGCTGACGCAGCACATGCAATCTTGCCTTCAAATTCAACGACATAGTAGATGGTGCCTTCTTGCATGGTTTTGCGAATGTAGGACGGATCGTTCATCGGTGTAGGATACGTCGCGAATACCAGTCCATACAAACACGCCAATTCCTTCGCGTCTGCCTCCGTTGCTTCACGCAGGTGGTATCCCTCGGGTAATGATTTCTCTATCGTACTCCCCGCTTTTGACAGGCTCAGCGTAAGAATTTCCTCGGCAAGTTTTGCTGCACCAGAGGTAGCCCGCTCTTTCGTCAGATAGCAGGTGAGCATCTGTGCGTTATCCCCTAGAAAAAAACCATCGATGGTTCCCTCCAGCTCGTAACCCAGGGATTGCCATTGCGGAATATCTTGTTTCTTCCCGTACACAATGACTTTTGTTGCCTCTGACTCTTCGGCCAGCTCCTTCATGACCCGATCCCACTGCTCGATTTGTGATGGTTCATATACGTGCAGCTTTACCCGGCGATTTTGCCGATCAATGATCAGGTCGCCAGCGT
This genomic stretch from Brevibacillus sp. DP1.3A harbors:
- the ablB gene encoding putative beta-lysine N-acetyltransferase — translated: MINVVGAQDAGDLIIDRQNRRVKLHVYEPSQIEQWDRVMKELAEESEATKVIVYGKKQDIPQWQSLGYELEGTIDGFFLGDNAQMLTCYLTKERATSGAAKLAEEILTLSLSKAGSTIEKSLPEGYHLREATEADAKELACLYGLVFATYPTPMNDPSYIRKTMQEGTIYYVVEFEGKIACAASAEVSERFGSAEMTDCATHPDHAGKGLLQPLFIALEQRMEEAGIYFLYTLTRAQSAGMNVTAAKMGYAYRGRLINNCTIFSGYEDMNIWVKPLRPTRE